One segment of Amycolatopsis alba DSM 44262 DNA contains the following:
- a CDS encoding class I adenylate-forming enzyme family protein, whose protein sequence is MSDEVLHDLLDSVTRRFPETPAVASPTGERTYRELADESLRLAAGLAGAGVRRGERVLLCLSRPEDVPALVWACSRVAAVFVLTRAELPETVLRHMIADAGPVLVVTDDSGVSTVARDMGVPVRTPHELPCGPVPLARPLPVDAACFIYTSGSTALPKAVVSTHRQVCFAARAVQSRLSYRDSDTVYCALPLSFDYGLYQLFLCALAGARLWLAEGAGPALVNELTAAGATVLPGVPSLTANLARLVARRPAPPSLRLLTNTGAAMPPALLARLRAASPGLRVQLMYGLTECKRATILAPDEDLDRPGSCGRALPGTEVFAIGADGTRVPPGEVGELVVRGPNVMAGYWRRPELTGRVFPRAEGLFPELRTGDQGRVDDEGYVYFAGRRDDLYKERGTRVSAIEVEAAACRVPGVRAAAVRLPGADEFGAMLFVESELDGHAVLAALGEHLEAAKVPARCVVVDRLPLTPNGKIDRRALDTVAAR, encoded by the coding sequence GTGTCCGACGAGGTGCTTCACGACCTGCTCGACTCCGTTACCAGACGGTTCCCGGAAACCCCCGCCGTCGCGTCGCCCACAGGTGAGCGGACCTACCGCGAGCTCGCGGACGAGAGTCTGCGGCTGGCCGCCGGCCTTGCCGGCGCCGGTGTCCGTCGAGGTGAGCGGGTGCTGCTCTGCCTCAGCCGTCCCGAGGACGTCCCGGCGCTGGTCTGGGCGTGCTCACGTGTCGCCGCGGTCTTCGTCTTGACACGGGCGGAACTACCGGAAACCGTGCTGCGGCACATGATCGCCGATGCCGGGCCCGTACTGGTGGTCACCGACGACTCCGGGGTGTCGACGGTCGCGAGGGATATGGGTGTACCGGTGCGCACCCCGCACGAACTGCCGTGCGGCCCGGTGCCCCTGGCCCGGCCACTCCCGGTCGACGCCGCCTGCTTCATCTACACGTCGGGCAGTACCGCACTGCCGAAGGCCGTCGTCTCGACGCACCGGCAAGTGTGCTTCGCCGCCCGAGCCGTCCAAAGCAGACTGTCCTATCGCGACAGTGACACCGTGTACTGTGCGTTGCCGCTGTCCTTCGATTACGGTCTTTACCAACTGTTCCTGTGCGCGCTCGCCGGTGCGCGACTGTGGCTCGCCGAGGGAGCCGGGCCGGCGCTGGTGAACGAACTGACCGCCGCCGGTGCCACCGTGCTGCCCGGTGTCCCCTCGCTCACCGCCAACCTCGCCCGGTTGGTCGCCCGCCGTCCGGCGCCGCCGTCGTTGCGTTTGCTCACCAACACCGGTGCCGCGATGCCGCCCGCGCTCCTCGCCCGGCTTCGAGCGGCCTCGCCCGGACTGCGCGTGCAGCTGATGTACGGGCTCACCGAATGCAAACGCGCCACGATCCTGGCCCCGGACGAGGACCTCGACCGCCCTGGTTCCTGCGGACGCGCGCTGCCCGGCACCGAGGTGTTCGCCATCGGGGCGGACGGCACCCGAGTGCCGCCGGGGGAGGTGGGGGAGCTGGTGGTCCGGGGGCCGAACGTCATGGCCGGGTACTGGCGCCGCCCCGAACTCACCGGGCGGGTGTTTCCCCGCGCCGAGGGGCTGTTCCCCGAACTGCGCACCGGTGACCAGGGCCGTGTCGACGACGAGGGTTACGTCTACTTCGCGGGGCGCCGTGACGACCTCTACAAGGAACGCGGTACGCGCGTGAGCGCGATAGAGGTCGAGGCCGCCGCCTGCCGCGTCCCCGGCGTGCGCGCCGCCGCCGTGCGCCTGCCGGGGGCAGACGAGTTCGGCGCGATGCTGTTCGTGGAATCGGAACTCGACGGCCACGCCGTCCTGGCCGCGCTCGGCGAGCACCTGGAGGCCGCCAAAGTGCCTGCCCGGTGTGTCGTGGTCGACCGGCTTCCGTTGACCCCCAACGGAAAGATCGACCGCCGCGCGCTCGACACGGTGGCCGCACGATGA
- a CDS encoding phosphopantetheine-binding protein: METVDQDFAAMLLPYLKYAGDGADLTPDAELRALGLDSMRAVELLFAVEDTYAVVIPDERLTDATFATVGSLWTVIEAELGTETRRSA; this comes from the coding sequence ATGGAGACCGTGGACCAGGACTTCGCCGCGATGTTGTTGCCCTACCTGAAATACGCGGGCGACGGCGCGGATCTCACCCCCGACGCCGAACTACGCGCGCTCGGGCTGGACTCGATGCGTGCCGTGGAGCTGCTGTTCGCGGTGGAGGACACCTACGCCGTCGTCATCCCCGACGAGCGGCTCACGGACGCGACGTTCGCCACCGTCGGCAGCCTGTGGACCGTGATCGAGGCGGAGCTCGGCACGGAGACGAGGCGGTCGGCATGA
- a CDS encoding acyl-CoA dehydrogenase family protein, protein MTAVDAVEQVRIAAEREADAADREARFPAGALEAMRATGLLGMLVPKEHGGLGGSIGDLVEATVALGRTDMSVAMIFAMHGQQVAALAGYAEGDLRERALTEIAEGRCYVASVTTEIKGGGLLDSDSRTELDEGMLRLDRSAPIVTGGRHADAFLVTMRSPGAASPNEVDLVWVERDQVSVAPLGGWQPLGMRATESGPMRLTGDVPASQVVGGHGAFPRIAAAVFAPLAHLGWAAAWLGTAAGAYSRLLRHLRSSAGRKRFDPGSDLALVRLASVRSRLDVANAVLRHTARAVESTEDPTELSIQLLVNTLKTHAAQECFAAVDEMIEIAGLKHGYFADSELRLERSFRDLRSASLNYSDDRLRKTNGALALRDPVVRFA, encoded by the coding sequence ATGACGGCGGTGGACGCGGTCGAGCAGGTCCGGATCGCCGCCGAGCGCGAAGCCGACGCCGCCGACCGGGAGGCCCGGTTCCCGGCAGGCGCGCTCGAAGCCATGCGTGCCACCGGACTGCTCGGGATGCTGGTGCCCAAAGAACACGGCGGCCTCGGCGGTTCGATCGGGGACCTGGTCGAGGCCACCGTCGCGCTGGGCAGGACCGACATGTCCGTGGCGATGATCTTCGCCATGCACGGCCAGCAGGTCGCCGCCCTGGCGGGCTACGCCGAGGGCGACCTGCGCGAGCGGGCGCTCACCGAGATCGCCGAAGGCCGGTGCTACGTCGCCTCGGTCACGACCGAGATCAAAGGCGGTGGCCTGCTCGACTCGGACTCCCGGACCGAGCTGGACGAGGGGATGCTGCGGCTGGACCGTTCCGCGCCGATCGTCACCGGTGGCAGGCACGCGGACGCCTTCCTGGTCACCATGCGCTCGCCAGGGGCGGCCTCACCCAACGAGGTCGATCTGGTCTGGGTCGAGCGTGACCAGGTGAGCGTCGCCCCGCTCGGCGGCTGGCAGCCGTTGGGCATGCGCGCCACCGAGAGCGGACCGATGCGGTTGACCGGCGACGTGCCCGCGAGCCAGGTCGTCGGCGGTCACGGAGCCTTTCCGCGGATCGCCGCCGCGGTATTCGCCCCGCTGGCCCACCTGGGCTGGGCCGCGGCCTGGCTGGGGACCGCCGCGGGCGCGTACAGCAGGTTGCTGCGCCACTTGCGCTCGTCCGCCGGGCGCAAGCGCTTCGATCCCGGATCGGACCTGGCACTGGTACGCCTGGCGTCGGTGCGTTCACGGCTCGACGTCGCCAACGCCGTCCTGCGCCACACCGCACGGGCCGTCGAGTCCACAGAGGACCCCACCGAGCTCTCGATCCAACTGCTGGTGAACACCCTCAAGACCCACGCGGCGCAGGAGTGCTTTGCGGCGGTCGACGAGATGATCGAGATCGCCGGGCTGAAGCACGGATACTTCGCCGATTCCGAACTGCGTCTCGAACGCTCGTTCCGGGACCTGCGCTCCGCCTCGCTCAACTACTCCGACGACCGGCTGCGCAAGACCAACGGCGCCCTCGCACTCCGCGATCCGGTGGTGCGTTTTGCCTGA
- a CDS encoding acyl-CoA dehydrogenase family protein, which yields MTAEAPAVWRELGRSGAIERCSGPDSARALGELLTDLDSRYPVGVVLSVCVQIASVIPLLRTLAPGDGGAADVFDAALSGKAMVALAATDEAAAGSDLMDLGTRIRQETGGPRLDGGKRWITNALWADHLLVLARSRETRHFTSFAWVLLPAGRAVVRPGAEALFTGAGIGDIDFTDVRLDANHVVGRPGRAMAEFVRAMAGERLAGGLWARALCRRVLRQTYRRLRERPGGTGVLWDNAAVRDRFARCLVASSALDAEVAAASAGPLRPASAMLLKVRCADTVELVLSGCVDLLGAESFQDGGLAWLRAETAMFGIAGGASGALLQGIAQHADDLLTEVVT from the coding sequence GTGACGGCCGAAGCACCTGCCGTCTGGCGCGAACTGGGCCGGTCAGGGGCGATCGAGCGCTGTTCCGGCCCGGACTCCGCGCGAGCGCTGGGTGAACTGCTGACCGATCTCGATTCCCGCTATCCGGTGGGCGTGGTGCTGTCGGTCTGTGTGCAGATCGCCTCGGTCATCCCGTTGCTGCGCACCCTCGCTCCCGGCGACGGCGGTGCCGCCGACGTGTTCGATGCGGCGCTGTCGGGTAAGGCCATGGTGGCACTGGCCGCGACCGACGAGGCGGCGGCGGGCTCGGATCTGATGGACCTGGGAACGCGGATCCGCCAGGAAACAGGCGGGCCGCGCCTGGACGGCGGAAAGCGGTGGATCACCAACGCGCTGTGGGCGGATCACCTGCTCGTCTTGGCGCGATCACGCGAAACGCGGCACTTCACCAGTTTCGCCTGGGTACTGCTGCCCGCCGGGCGGGCCGTGGTGAGGCCCGGCGCCGAAGCGTTGTTCACCGGGGCGGGCATCGGCGACATCGACTTCACCGACGTCCGGCTCGACGCGAACCACGTCGTCGGCAGGCCCGGCCGGGCGATGGCGGAGTTCGTCCGGGCCATGGCGGGGGAGCGGCTGGCCGGAGGTCTGTGGGCTCGCGCGCTCTGCCGGCGGGTACTGCGCCAGACGTATCGGCGGCTCCGGGAACGCCCTGGCGGAACGGGTGTGTTGTGGGACAACGCGGCCGTGCGCGACCGGTTCGCCCGTTGCCTGGTCGCGTCGAGTGCCCTGGACGCCGAGGTCGCGGCCGCGTCGGCGGGCCCGTTGCGTCCCGCGTCGGCGATGCTGCTGAAGGTGCGCTGCGCGGACACCGTGGAGCTGGTGCTTTCCGGTTGCGTGGACCTGCTCGGCGCCGAGTCGTTCCAAGACGGTGGCTTGGCCTGGTTGCGTGCCGAGACAGCCATGTTCGGCATCGCGGGCGGGGCGAGCGGGGCGTTGCTGCAGGGCATCGCCCAGCACGCCGACGATTTGCTGACGGAGGTCGTGACGTGA
- a CDS encoding AMP-binding protein: MTGILDGVTGAARRDPGAIALQAGTQVLRYDELLDRAARIAAAVRARVDGPVRTVGLLCGRTPAAYAGYLAVLALGATVVPISPRWPAPRVRAVSRAADVQIVLTDVETDAGGLTLPDDADLPTGPIPWPDRVGNPDDVAYVLFTSGSTGRPKGVPVRHRNLTGYLDDCVRRYDVGPGSRLSQTFALTFDPSVFDLFVAWRSGAALVVPGEQDLVTPTGFVRSRSITHWFSVPSIITLARRLRALRAGSMPDLRWSLFAGERLTLEQARAWSAAAPRSTVENLYGPTELTITCTRYRLPAGEWPSTANGSVPIGLPNEGLDAVILDERGRPADEGQLAVRGPQRFDGYLDENDNVGRFTHPENGLTAGNYYLTGDRVAWADGNLLHLGRIDDQVKVNGQRVEPGEIEAVLRVLPGVDDVAVVAGEPEPGRVDLRAFYTGAAEPGELAEQARAQLPPYMVPARFDRLEALPVTDNGKTDRRGLAGLAGSRAGR; this comes from the coding sequence ATGACCGGAATCCTCGACGGTGTCACCGGAGCCGCGCGGCGAGATCCCGGCGCCATCGCACTGCAAGCCGGCACCCAGGTCCTTCGGTACGACGAACTGCTCGACCGGGCCGCCCGGATCGCGGCGGCCGTCCGCGCCCGCGTCGACGGACCGGTCCGCACCGTCGGGCTCCTTTGTGGACGGACACCCGCCGCGTACGCGGGATACCTGGCGGTGCTGGCACTCGGGGCGACCGTCGTGCCGATTAGCCCACGCTGGCCCGCTCCCCGTGTGCGGGCCGTCAGCCGTGCCGCGGACGTCCAAATCGTCCTCACCGACGTCGAGACCGATGCCGGTGGACTCACCCTGCCCGACGACGCCGACCTGCCGACCGGCCCCATCCCGTGGCCGGATCGGGTGGGCAACCCGGACGACGTGGCCTACGTGCTGTTCACGTCCGGGTCCACCGGACGCCCCAAAGGGGTGCCTGTGCGCCACCGCAACCTCACCGGCTACCTCGACGACTGTGTACGCCGCTACGACGTCGGCCCAGGGAGCCGTCTCTCGCAGACTTTCGCGCTGACGTTCGACCCGTCGGTGTTCGATCTGTTCGTCGCGTGGCGTTCCGGCGCGGCGCTCGTCGTCCCAGGCGAGCAGGATCTGGTGACACCCACGGGTTTCGTGCGATCGCGGTCGATCACGCACTGGTTCTCGGTACCGTCGATCATCACCCTCGCCCGCAGGCTGCGCGCGCTGCGCGCCGGGAGCATGCCGGACCTGCGCTGGAGTCTGTTCGCGGGAGAACGGCTCACCCTGGAGCAGGCGCGGGCCTGGTCGGCCGCCGCCCCGCGCAGCACGGTCGAAAACCTCTACGGACCCACGGAACTGACGATCACCTGCACGCGATATCGCCTCCCGGCGGGCGAATGGCCGTCGACCGCCAACGGATCCGTGCCGATCGGCTTGCCCAACGAAGGCCTCGATGCCGTGATTCTCGATGAGCGCGGCCGGCCCGCGGACGAGGGTCAGCTGGCCGTGCGAGGCCCCCAGCGTTTCGACGGCTACCTCGACGAAAACGACAACGTCGGCCGGTTCACCCACCCGGAGAACGGTCTGACCGCTGGGAACTACTACCTCACCGGCGACCGGGTCGCCTGGGCCGACGGGAACCTTCTGCATCTGGGCCGGATCGACGACCAGGTCAAGGTGAACGGTCAGCGTGTCGAACCGGGTGAGATCGAGGCCGTTCTTCGCGTCCTCCCCGGCGTGGACGACGTCGCCGTGGTCGCCGGAGAGCCCGAGCCCGGACGTGTCGACCTGCGGGCGTTCTACACGGGGGCGGCCGAGCCCGGCGAACTCGCCGAGCAGGCTCGCGCGCAGTTGCCGCCCTACATGGTGCCCGCGCGGTTCGACCGGCTGGAGGCTCTCCCGGTCACCGACAACGGCAAAACCGACCGGCGGGGACTGGCCGGTCTCGCAGGCAGCAGGGCTGGTCGTTGA
- a CDS encoding phytanoyl-CoA dioxygenase family protein, with protein MRDELSEEQIRSYRRDGFLVIDDFLDADTVGRLRTVLSEAVVGRGGARLPGEGRRSAAATGAGSDDRRRLLDALGKHRSKALKVLSQHVNLWQDDERVRRFCLDPRLGRLACRLAGIGGVRIWHDQTMVKPAWGAPTGWHTDTPVFSFTHPGASTFWFALGDADLRNGCLHYLPGSHHDRVEVKGDLRRLDGLRLLNPAWEHAEPTPCPVRKGALIVHSGDTAHAAGANMTPFARSAFTISWQPEGAEFNGTANILPEEILATLRPGDPLDFDEWNPLVYRK; from the coding sequence ATGCGCGACGAGCTGTCCGAGGAACAGATCCGGTCCTACCGGCGCGACGGTTTCCTGGTGATCGACGACTTCCTGGACGCGGACACGGTCGGACGGCTGCGCACGGTGCTGTCGGAAGCGGTGGTCGGACGCGGTGGCGCGCGGCTGCCCGGTGAAGGGCGCCGGTCGGCGGCCGCCACCGGCGCGGGCAGCGACGATCGCCGCAGGCTGCTCGACGCCCTGGGGAAACACCGGTCCAAAGCACTGAAAGTGCTGTCCCAGCACGTGAACCTATGGCAGGACGACGAGCGCGTGCGCCGCTTCTGCCTCGATCCCCGGCTCGGCAGGCTGGCGTGCCGTCTCGCCGGCATCGGCGGAGTACGGATCTGGCATGACCAGACGATGGTCAAACCCGCGTGGGGCGCGCCGACGGGGTGGCACACCGACACGCCCGTGTTCTCCTTCACCCACCCCGGCGCGTCGACGTTCTGGTTCGCCCTCGGCGACGCCGACCTGCGAAACGGTTGTCTGCACTACCTTCCGGGCAGCCACCACGACCGGGTCGAGGTCAAGGGCGACCTGCGGCGGCTGGACGGGTTGCGCCTGCTCAACCCGGCGTGGGAGCACGCCGAACCGACCCCTTGCCCGGTCCGTAAGGGCGCGCTGATCGTGCACAGCGGGGACACCGCGCACGCCGCAGGCGCGAACATGACACCGTTCGCCCGGTCGGCGTTCACGATCTCCTGGCAGCCCGAGGGCGCGGAGTTCAACGGCACGGCCAACATCCTGCCCGAAGAGATCCTGGCGACACTGCGCCCCGGTGACCCGCTGGACTTCGACGAGTGGAACCCGCTGGTGTACCGGAAGTGA
- a CDS encoding MFS transporter has product MPGEPMNTSTPVRSGLFLGHRGFRLLFTADAISQLGSQVAVVALPLIALTLLNASPLEIGLLTAAGTAAFAFVGLPAGAWVDRFRRRPVLVAADFSRFLLMGSVPIAALFGVLTLPHLYVVALLAGVATVFFDVASMSYVPSLVARQNLLSANARLEAVETGARAGGPALGGWLVQLTNAVVGIAVDAVSFLLSAVALARIRHVEDQPVVVKTRLRRQIAEGGRFVLRHPVLRLVGLAGFLGNFWESALLAVQPVFLLEHLGLGAGAYGLVVAAAGVGGLLGSSAASWAGARLGTRRTMWLPLVVGYPFLLLAPLAGSGWLVFLYPLGTFLAFFGGAMQNVAQLSYRQGICPPELLGRMNATMRFLIYGAMPLGGLAGGVLATVLGFPGSVWVIAAGLLLSILPMLAPAVRHLDESERAAA; this is encoded by the coding sequence ATGCCGGGGGAGCCGATGAACACGAGCACACCCGTCCGCAGCGGCCTTTTCCTCGGGCACCGCGGTTTCCGCCTGCTGTTCACCGCCGACGCGATCAGCCAGCTCGGCAGCCAGGTGGCCGTCGTGGCGCTGCCCCTGATCGCGTTGACGCTGCTGAACGCCTCACCGCTGGAGATCGGCCTGCTGACCGCGGCAGGCACCGCGGCGTTCGCGTTCGTGGGACTGCCCGCCGGGGCGTGGGTCGACCGGTTCCGGCGCAGGCCGGTGCTGGTGGCGGCGGACTTCTCCCGGTTCCTGCTGATGGGCTCGGTACCGATCGCGGCCCTGTTCGGCGTGCTCACCTTGCCGCATCTGTACGTCGTGGCCCTGCTGGCCGGTGTGGCCACGGTGTTCTTCGACGTCGCGTCGATGAGTTATGTGCCGTCGTTGGTCGCGCGCCAGAACCTGTTGAGCGCCAACGCGCGGCTGGAAGCCGTCGAGACCGGTGCGCGCGCGGGCGGTCCGGCGCTCGGCGGATGGCTGGTACAGCTCACCAACGCCGTCGTGGGTATCGCGGTGGACGCGGTGAGCTTCCTGTTGTCCGCGGTGGCGCTGGCACGTATCCGGCACGTCGAAGACCAGCCGGTGGTGGTCAAGACCCGGTTGCGCCGCCAGATCGCCGAAGGCGGCCGGTTCGTGCTGCGTCATCCGGTGCTGCGGCTGGTGGGTCTCGCCGGATTCCTCGGCAATTTCTGGGAGTCGGCGCTGCTCGCGGTGCAGCCGGTCTTCCTGCTCGAACATCTCGGTCTCGGCGCGGGTGCCTACGGTCTGGTGGTCGCCGCCGCGGGGGTGGGCGGGTTGCTGGGCAGTTCGGCGGCCTCCTGGGCGGGTGCCCGGCTCGGGACCCGGCGCACGATGTGGCTGCCGCTGGTCGTGGGATATCCCTTCCTGCTGCTGGCGCCGCTGGCAGGCAGCGGCTGGCTGGTGTTCCTCTATCCGTTGGGCACGTTCCTGGCCTTCTTCGGCGGCGCGATGCAGAACGTCGCGCAGCTGAGCTACCGCCAAGGCATCTGCCCACCGGAACTGCTCGGCCGGATGAACGCCACCATGCGGTTCCTGATCTACGGGGCGATGCCGCTCGGTGGTCTCGCGGGCGGCGTGCTGGCGACCGTGCTCGGGTTCCCAGGGTCGGTCTGGGTGATCGCCGCGGGTCTCCTGCTGTCGATCCTGCCGATGCTCGCCCCCGCCGTCCGGCATCTCGACGAGAGCGAGCGGGCAGCGGCGTGA
- the argC gene encoding N-acetyl-gamma-glutamyl-phosphate reductase: protein MSVKVAVAGASGNAGGELLRLIEGHPELVLGPITAGTQVGSSVSEVHPGLAELGDRVFEPTDTAVLEAADVVFLALPKGHSSRLAAELTPSVRVVDLGPDFRLTDPLAWEHYYGGPHPGSWTYGLPEIPGARERIAGARRVATPGCYATAVILALGPLLAAGLIGPDDLVVTAVSGTSSGGRAAKASLSPSDVLGALRSYTVGATYRNPAEMEQELATFAKAPVTVSFTPFSVPMPRGIVVSCSARLRDGTGSDELRAALAEAYLDERFVRLLPASRWPATAAVTGTNSALLQAGADTRTGRGVVLSAIDNLGKGAAGQAVQNANLMLGLPEDAGLTTRGAS, encoded by the coding sequence ATGAGCGTGAAGGTCGCGGTAGCCGGGGCCAGCGGCAACGCCGGGGGCGAGCTGCTGCGGCTGATCGAAGGTCACCCTGAACTGGTCCTCGGGCCGATCACCGCGGGGACCCAGGTGGGAAGCTCGGTGTCCGAGGTGCATCCCGGCCTTGCGGAGCTGGGCGACCGGGTCTTCGAACCCACGGACACCGCGGTGCTCGAGGCCGCCGACGTCGTGTTCCTCGCGCTGCCGAAGGGGCACTCGTCCCGGCTGGCCGCCGAGCTGACGCCGTCGGTGCGCGTGGTGGACCTGGGCCCGGACTTCCGCTTGACCGATCCGCTCGCGTGGGAGCACTACTACGGCGGCCCTCACCCCGGCAGCTGGACGTACGGGCTGCCGGAGATCCCCGGCGCGCGGGAACGTATCGCCGGTGCCCGGCGCGTGGCCACACCCGGTTGCTACGCCACCGCGGTGATCCTGGCACTGGGTCCGCTGCTCGCCGCGGGCCTGATCGGCCCGGACGACCTCGTCGTCACCGCGGTCTCCGGTACGTCCAGTGGCGGGCGAGCGGCCAAAGCCTCCTTGTCTCCCAGCGACGTCCTCGGCGCGTTGCGGTCGTACACGGTGGGGGCGACCTACCGCAATCCCGCCGAGATGGAACAGGAGCTGGCCACGTTCGCCAAAGCGCCCGTCACTGTCTCCTTCACCCCGTTCTCCGTGCCGATGCCGCGCGGGATCGTCGTCAGCTGCAGCGCTCGCCTACGTGACGGAACCGGAAGCGACGAACTGCGGGCCGCACTGGCCGAGGCCTACCTCGACGAGCGTTTCGTCCGGCTGCTTCCCGCCTCCCGATGGCCCGCGACCGCCGCGGTGACCGGGACCAACTCGGCCCTCCTGCAGGCAGGCGCGGACACCCGCACCGGCCGCGGTGTCGTGCTGTCCGCCATCGACAACCTCGGCAAGGGCGCCGCCGGGCAGGCAGTGCAGAACGCCAACCTGATGCTCGGCTTGCCCGAGGACGCCGGACTGACCACACGAGGAGCGTCATGA